The Gossypium arboreum isolate Shixiya-1 chromosome 4, ASM2569848v2, whole genome shotgun sequence DNA segment GTAGCTCTTACAAAACGGTTCTTCCATTTTATGGCCACTGGCATGTGTCTGCTGAAGTTCCGTATGTGTTGTTTTTAAAGGGGTTTTAGCGGTAGCCTCGCATTAGATTGTGTCTAATCAGTGAactcgagttcagtggtttaGAACTATGCAATATGTTATCTGGATTCTGGGTCGGTGTTAGATGCGGGTATGTGCAACTTCAAATATTTTTCTGTGTTTGGAAGATCATACCATCATATCAATGTCCAAATATGTGCCAGATACAATTGTATGATACGGATACTTTAAAGAAAATTAAGAGTCCAGTTAACAGAGCTGAGCACACAGCAAGGGTTAGTTTAATCTTGAGTCTGAAGAGGGGATAGTACAGGATTCAGGCGACCTGGACATTTTTACTTTCTATCTAATGACTTGGTTGGCCAATTGACTGCTGTCATTCTACTTGGTCAAGTTGTAGTTTAAATTTCTCACATTAGGTTGTCTACTTACTATGATTTTATAGTCATGGTGGCACTTGGATAAGAGAATCATCATATATTGTCTTTCGGCCTTTCATTTGCTTGGATCTAAAGACTCCTTGAGTTTTTATCATCTGCTAAAGggaaattatttaattacaacCATGTAATATTCTGAGAAAAACATTATTTTAGTAATTGACCACTTTTGTAGTGGCCTATGGATGATGGATTCAAATCCCTATTTCATGTTTGCTATTTGTGAAATAGACTTATGACTTAAAACATTATATGAAAGAAACctaacatttcttttatttagcATTGCCACTGGTGGAACTTAGCCTGCCTATATACCAGTTTTTCTTGCCACGAGGTCAGTTTTGTCAAAGGGTGCATGGGGCTCTCTAGGCTTTAGATCTCTTATATTGCCTTAGGCACAAAATGAAGCGCTTGCCTGATTGAAGTCATAtttaaatatatacacatatatttatgAATACATATTTGTATGCATAAAGTAAGCTTAAATATATAGTCATATATATTGCAATATTTGTGTATAAATAAAATAAGCTTATATATAGTTATGATTTGCCCACCTCATCCCTTAACCATGTGGGCGGGGGTTCGATCCCCCCTCATGAGAATGGAGCACATTTCATGACCAACCGTTTACCGCTTCGGAGTGCACCTGTAGCAAGGGGATTAGTCACTGTTGGTGCCAGCGGTGGATACCCTAGTTatgatcaaatatatatatatagttatgatTATAAATTCTAAAGAGTGGTCAAGTTTATTTACAAAACATGCAATTTTTTAGTTGGCCAATATGCTTGATTTCTTACTGTTCTGATATTGTTGAATTCTCACATATCGAGAGGTAGGGGTTTTGATACTATCTTCTTTTTTACTAGTAAAGGTTtatttaaaaaagtaaaaaataaaataatcaggCGGGCTTTTCTTTTGCTTATTGCCATACTAAAAAGAGTGCCTAGGTACACCAGGCATGCACTTGATCAAATGCCCTTGCCGGAAAGGGTGTGAGGTGTTTTTGTTGTCTAACGCCAAGGCACTAGGCATGTGCCTTGAATCATTGAGGTCCAGACCTCCAACTGAAAGGCCATTTATAACCATATTTAAGAAAGAAATCAGGTTGTGATATTCTATTTTGCTGTTTGCATTACATTCAGTAACAGTCAGATAACTTCTGTTGCAAGGGGCTTATGAGAATTGAATCGTGATTCCTTTGGCTTTCACGCATCTATGTGCTGCAAAACTCGAATGTTAAAATTACTATAATTGTTTCCTCTTTTGCCTAATTACTCTTTATATGGTATGCCAATGAACTTGCAGATTGTTGATCCTGTAACGTGGGACTCATGGATGATTATATTTTTGCCTAATCATTTTAGATATGATTTTCAAGCCTTGTATATTTTTGAGATATTGGAAATGTTTACTTCTTTCAGAATGAAGCTGTTTTGAGAGCATGCGCAGAACCACCTCCTTCGAAAGCAACGGACGTAGCTGCTGCTGCTGGTGAGAAAGGTGTGGAACAATCAACTTAATGGACAATTAAGGAAGAGTCAACATGAGCCTGAAAGGAAGAAATTGGTGACTCTTTGGGGGTTAATGGTGCAAAATTTTTACAATCTGAGATTTGAAATTTAGTTGTATGGTATCATTGaccatctctttttttttttttttttattgttgtttAAAGACGATTGTTGTGAGGTGGTGGGTCAATGGGTATAGGCAAACCTTAATCACATATCTCTTATCAGTAGCTGTCCATGAAAAAGAAGAATGCTAAAGTGGTTTGGTTATGATGTGAGGTGAAATAAGGTATCATCATCCTTTACGTTCGACTTGATTGTTTTTAAGGGTTCACTTAAAAGGCTCCCCTTCTTAAAATTCAGCGGCTGCCGGTTTGCCTCTTGTTTCGGCAGCTGACACTTGACAGGgacattaataaatttaaaaaagaaaaaagaaactagCTTTTGAATGAATTAATTATGGGGCCAAAAATATCAGGGTCGGATCTCTAAATGAGGAGCAAAACCCTTTTTAGGGTTGTTTAGAGGATACTAACTTTTAAGTTTTTTACTACTGGAACCGAGGTTTGGTGGAATAGTAGTGAGATAAGATGGAGAGTGAAAGAAGAGGTGGTCCATTCGGGTAGTTTGAAGACGGATTAGATGGTGGACCCGTAACCCaaccaaaagaaaaaaaggggtTTGAGAAGCCCTACTGCATTGTCTGATATTGACATTTGGGGAATTCTTCTTTCCATACGTCTCTACTCCCCACTTGAAGAATAGATCCTTGAGTTTGCACATTGTTACACGCAACAAATCACATGTCCTTGTTTTACCAATACTTTCctcataaatatatataccttCTGTCTTGTAATTTGTGTTTGGTTAACGTAGAATCTAAACAGAATGAAGTAGATTGGCATGTTTGTAGGAATTTCATATATAGTATGTGCTTGTATTTGGGGTACTCTTATGAGCATTTGTATGCAGGGTGGAAGCTGTAGATGGCCTCCCTACCCTGtcataagaaaaaaaaacattcattgttttgtTGGCGAGATACCAACCAAGCCTTTCAAAACTCAAATCTAACTTTTGGATTTTGGGGTTCAAAAGTCAGATATGAGATTACATGATGGTTTGTATGAGGACAAGTTGAGTTTGTTTCAAGTGATTGAGTTGAATAAATTCATACGTGAAGCCTGCAAATACTTTTGCTGTTTTTCAATGCGTGGGTGTGTGGGCATGGTCCTCCACAAAGGCCTCCCACGTGATTCACAAATTTGAAGCCCATCTCATCAATCCCACACCACCCATCCTATTTCTTCCCCTTAGTGTTACAAATTAATCAGATATTAACACGGTTAAGAAACTcaccaaattatttttattatataattttgaaaaaaaaattatgctttaaaatgaaaataataatttcatgataatttataaatttttaaaaataatatctaaaAACTCTCCCTCACTTATACTCACAGAATTAgacaagtgttttttttttttttaacctcAATCACACATTGTTTTGGTTAtagattctttctttctttcttttctctctcaatTTAGATTTTACATTTTTAATGATTTGATTTTATGTTGTTTCAAATTTAAGAGGTTTTGGTCAACAGTCAATGCTGGTCAATAGTCTCTTAACAACTGCCAATGACCTTGTCATCTATGATATAAGAAAAGTCAAACATGTGGTGTATTTTTATTGGTTGAATGTGCTATTTTCTTTTACCACCATTAACTTTTTGGAACAAAAAATGTAACTGAATAAtaatttaaacatcaaaatgagaccaaaaaaaaagtttaggtgtGAATAAATAAGTATAGTTCAGGTTAAATTGTGACATACGCCTTTAAATACTCAACTAtattatttctttattcttttcttaAACTATATTTTCCGAAATttgttaaataatttatttattcatttttaagtGTATTTTCTTAAAACTATTACGCATATctatatcaaaataattatatcattttattagATCTATAGTAATAATAAAACTTCTGACTAAATTGGTATTATGAgttaattaaacatcaatttcattaaaaataattaaattatcaaTACACTCTAACATGAAAAACGTACTAATAAATTAATCTTCTCAaagtttaagttttaaaaatgatattattaaGAGGAAcaaatgataaattttaaaaagaattaatctttatgaattataaaataatcatattCGCATGAGtctattaataatataattttgtaCATGCATGTAtcgaatttttatttaatacatgcATACATTTTTTTAATGAATGACATCACCTGATTCATTGGTGCTATATAGATTACACAAATTGTAAattcaatataaatataaatcCTACCTTTATCtagatttataaaattatagtgatttttaaattctaatttttatttttcaaaatataataaaaatatgtattattCTACAATCAAGTGGTTTTGTTTCAGTTACAACGTCAGTTGCATTTTCAAATATAGTTAGAAACTCAATCAAATTTGtcttatttgtgtttatttttcttttatccaAGACAGTATGTATTTTGATTTATGGATTTTGGAAATTTCTTGTGGCCAGGATCGAATCAGCAAGAATCGAATGTTATTTTAACTCTTGAATTTTATAAAAACATCAAATTTGATCTTAATCATTATGAAGATAATCGAAGATTTTTTTATGTGAATACTTATGGAAAGTATGATTACAGTTTATCAAGCTACGCTtaaactttattcaatttagaatATAAGTGTGAGGTTGTTAAATAGTGAATGtataatatttcaataataatttataCCTGTTAAAGGATAATGAATTATCTTTCTCGACAATAAGATAAGACTCCAAACGACACAAATAAATTACTGTGTTTATCTCTGTTTTTTTCCTACAATTGTCACGTAATTCAGTTACAACTTATCCTTagtaaaaattttaattcaatatataaatttatatctATAACCTTGTATAAAAGCCACTGCATTGTTAGTATATTTTATTGCTTGGTCCTTTCACCATCATACGAAATATTTGTAACTATAATcttcaatatatatttattaattaaaattaaatgtattgaaaaagaaaaacatgTACATAAATGTGTTGCGTAAAGAAGTGCAATAGCGTGAGATGATCTAATAACCCATTTTCCGCATTTGCTTATCTTAGTGAGCTCCGTAGGATAGGAAGCTgatggaatttttatttttattttaatactatcattcattattatttttaacttgaatttcagtcaaaaataattttggaCCAATCCAGTCTTCTTCACTaggtttatttattatattaaaatatattataaaatcttTATATTcttcctaaattttaaaattattttgttacttAAGCTTCATTACAAGATCATTTTGTTTAGTTACATTGCTATTGAgtaaatgtttttatttaattttaaaatgtcacactAACAAATTTAACCGTATAAATAATTGGgtctaaattttgaaatctaaaaagtaaaaagattaaatgcttgaaaataaaaatatgacgACTGAATTTCAAATTTATGAATAATACAAAGACTCATTACATATTCTTAACTAAATCCAACTCAACTAACTAATCAATCGAAGCAATAAAATTTTGAATCTATACACTCAAAGCCCGAATGTCAACATTGTTAAAAACTTCGTTAACGAATTGAAAaatatttcattattaattttaaaaaataaaagtatatattaattaagaaaataattgaaatgaTTGACTCATTCAATAACTTGTTAAAGTTTAAATTGCACTATTTTTTTCCCCAAAACCAAATTACAGACTTACCTCATCAATCATCCCTCTCATATATTAAACTTGGATTGTGTTGTTTTTGCCTTGCCTGTTATGGCATTGCACTCAATTATGGAGATAGTGaagatatatataattttatgccGCCCTCAGCCTGTGTGGCATCCACTTGGCGATCACACAAAGCTCCATCGCCCACTGTTCAAGCTTTCaggttatttaattttatattgttttataataatattttggcTCAACAAGTCATGGATGATTACCATAATTGATAACTTGTATTTTCGGCTTAGGTTTATGGGGTTTAATTAATCAGGAGTGAGTCAACAATAAAAGGGGACATCCTCCTTTGCATGCAAGACACGTGTGCTACACAACAGCAAAGCTGCTCCTTAGTCCTCCCTTCTTTCACAAAATCAATTATTCCAAAAAGTACTACTCATAAAAGGAGACTACTGCCCCCTAAAAGAAAATACAATAAGTTATTTCTGTTAAGTATTTCACCATTTTTACAGTAAAAATTAATGCAGTTAATAGAATAACTAGCATATTATATGTAGCTCATTTTAATGTATATAGATTAATTTTTGACAATAAGAATAAATTTGAATTAACTttttaataaaaagattgatTTACTCTTTGATATAATATATAGagactaatttatctatttttaataaaagagacaaaatataattttacttccaATGCCTCCATTAAACTTTTACCATACTGCAGGGTAGGTGCACAATAGTGGGAGAATCTTACTGTTGAAATCCAATTGAGCTACAAAATTTCGAAGCATGAGAATATTTTTCTATTGTGTACCAAGTTAAATGAGGGTCACCATTTCTTTACCTACAAGTAATACTTAAATGGCGATACGTAGAAAGGAGGTGGAAAAATCTTGAGAGTTTCAAGTTTAAGTTTTATGAATAAAAGGATCTAGTATATCATTAACAATTTAGTCTCCTTACTTCCACCAACTAGTCTTTTAATTTCAAAGTTTTTAGTTAACCCTGTTTGCCTACAACCTTGGACCTACACAAACTTCCCTGTTCATTGTATTGATTTGAAAAAATTAAGATCCGAATGTCAGTTTCTGGGCACAAGAGTTGGTTGGCTCATCTTTCAATGATATTATACTGGAATGGAGTGTCGATGAAGGAATATGAGAACTAGGTGCCGCCGTTTCAGATTTCTTTTTGGTGAAGATTCTGACCATGGTGAAGTAGTGGATGTCAATGGGAATtgggttctttttcttttcaagtgACTACAAACTCGCCCAATGCTGATTTGCAAAGATCTTATGCCTTATTCTCGTGCTTCTCAAAAAGATTTCAGCTTTTGCTAAAGTTCTCATATTTATTACTGTATGCCTTTTTCTTTTTCTGCATTTCCTTCTTTTAAAAACCATTAGCCTTTTTTACCTAGCTTTACAATGCTCATGTGCAAATCAAAGTAAAGTTGACCATAAATGAGGTACCAAAAGGAGGCTAATATCACTAACTTGATAACATTTAGAGATTACATTAAAAGGGGATAACCATGTTTTATAACACAGTTTGCTCTTTCATTTAATAGTTAATGCCGAATTCTTTCTCTTCCTTATAATCACAGACAAAGAGACACAAAGACATAAATTACCAAACACTAGactagtttttcttttcttttcttttctttgaagaTGTTACACTGATTGGCTAATCAGAATCCGAGCTACTGGTACAGGCaggaaaagagagagagaaaaaaaaaaaaaaaaagggtgtgaaCTGTGACTTTTTAGGGTTTTCTTCTGAAATAAGGAAAACTATTGCAACAACTGCTTTCCTCGTGGTCATCCGTGTCATTATTTGAAACTTGGGTGATCCCACTGGAGACAGATGACGAGGAAGAAGGGGCTAGGTTTAAGTCAGTCCTGTCTTTGGTCAGGAAATCATAGAAGACAGGCTTGCTTGTCCTTAATTTACCAATTCTTTGGTTGCAAGATTGCAGGCCTTCTTCATCGTTTTTAGCACTTCTTTTCTTCAAGAATATGCGGCACAGCACCCAATTTTCCATCGGCACCACATTGTTCTGCACAGATTTTTTAATACAAAATCAATGATTTTGCTTTGACCAACACATACAGGCATAATGAAAGCAACAATGTAATATGGCAATTGACCTGAGTTTGGTTCTTCTTATTGGGTGGGGCATTGGAAGCAGCTGTCTCGGTGCTAACAACACGATATTCATGCATAATCCAATCAGTCCTACATCCATTTGGGGCTTTTCCTCTATAAAAAACCAGAGTTTTCTTCATACCCACAGCTTGGTTGCTCCTAGATGTTACAATTTGTTTGTCGATTCCAGTTGCTTTCCAGTAACCTGAAATTGTGGCTCTGTTTGATCTATTGGTATTAGGATACTTGGCTTCTCTAGTGCTGAAAAAATACCTCTCCTGCTCCAAATCACCTGCTCAACCACACAAACGAAacattcagaaaaaaaaaatctaatttttggtcccaaaagaTTTGGTGGTAAATGAGAAATTAAAATCAACCTGGCAAATCCCAAGGATCAGCTTTACAAACATCGACTTCGGGTATGATAGAGGCAGGCAAAGGGCAAGCAAGCACTTTTCGTCTCAAGTACTGAACCACTAACTCTTCATCCGTAGGATGGAAACGAAAGCCAGGAGGCAATCTCAGCACACCATTCTTTACAAAATTAAGCTTCTCCATCTTCAACACAGTTGGTGatatgagagagagagagaggggtgGTGAGTAATTGAGAGGGAAAAGTGTGGCGTCTTTATAGAAGGGTAATGGTGGGGGGGTTCTTAAGAGGCGAATAGAATAAGGAGGGCAGGGGATCCAATTGGCGTAAACTAGACTCAATCTCTTTTTTGACGCTATTTTAACAAAAAACGTTTAAGCAAGTTTAAAATCGAAATGGTTGAAGTTATTGAATTTAAAGCACAAGTGAAAGCGTCTAAAGTTGGAAGCCTAGTTTACTTCGACTTCCTCCCTATGCGTATGGGATTAACCGTAGCTGTTTCCAATTATTTACTCATTTACCTAAACGTACATCTGTGATCTGTGGGGGCAGTTTCAAAATCCCATTTCTTCACTTCACTTTGTTTTTGAGTTACGGGAATAAGAGATATCTTTTACGTATTTATTTCTCAAACATTCTTTCATAATCTTCGTAATTTGAGTTATGGTTTAATTcactcaaaaaaataaaatatttaattttaaaaaatttaagagaTTTTGTGTTTGATTGGACGACTATGTTATCCTCCTTGCGGAAAGTTTGGAGGATGGGAGGGGTAGTTTGGTCAAGAAAAATCAGGTGGGTCTTTCGGTAAATGTATGAAAATAAAGTGGTCGGACATACATGCCCTCCTAATTAAGGATCGAAAGGGGTGAAGTCAGGTCGATGTCATTATGGTTACAGCTGGAGCTCACCCAAAGACATTATAATGGGTGCGGTAATGAAAGTACGCAAGTACCCTTCACAAAACCCCTTTTATAGACAAGGCAACCACTCGTCGGGCATGCATCGCAGGGGACAACATATTGTTAGCCGTTGGTTTCTGGATACAGCAAAATCTCAACATCTTTTCTATCCTTTTGCCCTCTTTCCTTCTActtattacataaaatcaaaGGTTTCATTCGTAATTTCACTCTTAAATTATAtctcaattttttaaaatattttaaattcacccttaaagtttttctaaaatagaaataaaattaataatttattagatATTATAGTAATTTTAAATCCATGACTCgaaaatgaacaaaattttcCACAATATCAGTAAgtagacttatttgtaaaaacattagataaataaatgtgaggatgtattatttttatattataataaaaaaaaaagaaaagaaaatgaaatttgcTACGTGATGAAGGCAGCAACAATGAGAATTATGAAGCAAAGTGGAGGCTTCAATTGTTTGATATAATTATTAGTGCATGTTTATCGTATGTAGGCGGAGACGATTACTTGTGCCAATGGGATAtatatctttcaaaaaaaaaaaattaaaaataagccGTCTTGTCCCCCAAAACAAATATCTTCTTCACTCATTCTATTATTTTTTTCCCACCATATACTAtatttttaagtgaaaacgatGTACAATTTTGTTTAAGTGAAATATGTTAGTAGCTTTCAGTAataattacttattattttaaattataagttattttaaaatgatgatgtgtcatttaatatattattactgcATTgagtataaattaatatatatatatatatatatattttaaagacAACGTTAGGTGATtaaaaattttagtatgaaaatttatatgcttaatattgattgttttaattataaatttgattacCATGTTGATgttgttaaatataaatatttttacaatgattttttgcattttatgttattaattaatggTATATTTTAATCTAAATATACAAAAATCAAAGTGTTaagtttaaaattattataaaacttaaaagtaaatattttaaacaatgttgaaagtaataataaataaattaatttgaattattttgtTATTTACTATTTAAAGGATAGTTTAatcttaaataaaattataaaatttaatcattgtaATTTTTAAGTGATAAGTTACTTAGTATGTACTTtgcttttcaattaattaaaaaaatctattaagtgaattttaatgtcaatatcaaagtaaataaaaaataaattaattagggCGTTGGCATTGTTGACAGAGGCTAAAGCCTTGTGTCTTATAGTATTGAAGTTTGAATTCCTTCATGCACATTTGTCATATGTGATTTTAGTTTGATTGATGGATTTTGTGCGAGATTATTTTAATTGTGTATTAcaataatttgattttattttataattattcaaaaacatgtatatttgtaattgtattataattatattataattgtgtgttataataatttgattttattttataattattcaaaaacatgtatatttgtaattgtattataattatattaaaaacgaTCCATGAAAATTTTTCAATGCATTGCTTTTTTTCTTAGAATAACCAAATAAGCCTTAGCCTCGTTTGACATTACATTTGGAGGTGGAAAATTATTTTTCAACCCAAAGAAATGTCCAACACTTGGCTTTTGTGGTTAAAAGAAGGTAAAAATTAGAGTTTAGGTGCttttgatttttgtgtttgaaaatgtaaattatcaaaatgttattatttatattaattatttaaaatacatttcaaaatttagattactttatttatattttatgtattattatattaaataatttaactattatttaaaattatgattatcagtatattaaattatttacatattatttattattatatttaaaatttaaaatatttcactTGTAATtacatttacaaataatttattaattattaaaaatatttaaaatgtatattctaag contains these protein-coding regions:
- the LOC108458012 gene encoding NAC domain-containing protein 83-like; the encoded protein is MEKLNFVKNGVLRLPPGFRFHPTDEELVVQYLRRKVLACPLPASIIPEVDVCKADPWDLPGDLEQERYFFSTREAKYPNTNRSNRATISGYWKATGIDKQIVTSRSNQAVGMKKTLVFYRGKAPNGCRTDWIMHEYRVVSTETAASNAPPNKKNQTQNNVVPMENWVLCRIFLKKRSAKNDEEGLQSCNQRIGKLRTSKPVFYDFLTKDRTDLNLAPSSSSSVSSGITQVSNNDTDDHEESSCCNSFPYFRRKP